One genomic segment of Bradyrhizobium diazoefficiens includes these proteins:
- a CDS encoding Crp/Fnr family transcriptional regulator, translating into MMERATKVGNRLLAALPPADFALLAPHLRKVPLERDEVLIRSGDRIEHLLFPCSGAIAFIMDLPNGQTVATAVVGNDGSIGLMSALGSSRSPMTAIVRVPGTALQISPARFSASLNRSSAIATMIQILTRSLLTQFQHVAACNALHSVEARLARWLLQIDDRMEGGDFLPLTHETLSELLGVRRTTVTHVVSALRASRAVKSNRRGELEIDRPRIEAVACECYNVMSRRIDRIVSVETERLRHAASAEDHRARYASSTKTVS; encoded by the coding sequence ATGATGGAGCGCGCAACCAAAGTCGGCAACCGATTGCTTGCTGCACTACCGCCGGCCGACTTTGCTTTGCTTGCGCCCCATCTCCGGAAAGTGCCGCTCGAACGTGACGAGGTACTGATCCGATCAGGCGATCGAATCGAACATCTCCTGTTTCCCTGCAGCGGCGCGATCGCATTCATCATGGACCTGCCGAACGGGCAGACGGTCGCCACGGCAGTTGTGGGCAATGACGGCTCCATCGGGCTGATGTCGGCGCTCGGCTCCTCGCGGTCGCCCATGACGGCGATCGTCCGCGTACCCGGGACCGCGCTGCAGATCTCGCCGGCGAGATTCAGCGCCTCGCTTAATCGCAGCTCCGCGATCGCGACCATGATCCAAATTCTCACGAGGTCGCTTTTGACGCAATTCCAGCACGTCGCGGCCTGCAATGCGCTGCACTCCGTCGAAGCTCGCCTGGCGCGCTGGCTTCTTCAGATTGACGACCGGATGGAAGGCGGTGACTTCCTGCCGTTGACCCACGAGACGCTGTCAGAATTGCTCGGTGTCCGGCGTACGACGGTCACGCATGTCGTGAGCGCACTTCGGGCCTCGAGAGCCGTGAAATCAAATCGGCGCGGCGAGCTCGAAATTGACAGGCCGCGGATCGAGGCCGTCGCCTGCGAGTGCTACAACGTCATGAGCCGCAGGATCGATCGGATCGTTTCGGTGGAAACCGAGCGGCTTCGCCACGCTGCCTCGGCTGAAGACCACCGGGCGCGGTATGCCAGCTCCACCAAGACGGTCTCGTAG
- a CDS encoding LuxR C-terminal-related transcriptional regulator, whose translation MHRTRVIIADRHPIVLQGISSILAAQHDFTIVASCGDGASCIEAIRLLVPDVVLLDVAMPGISGPEILALVNGESLGTRVVFFIGLAGDRDLTRLAAEGAHAVLTKDATLDTLVGVLRQVAQGQRPLPLAPTNHEIGQQDPATEAKSLTQLTDRERQIMRLVSEGLSNKEIGRRLNTADGTIKVHLHHIFQKLDISNRTVLAALAISRNEVRAATRDVAAPGPPPRDPAGVK comes from the coding sequence ATGCACCGCACGAGAGTGATCATCGCGGACCGACACCCCATCGTGCTGCAAGGCATCAGTAGCATCCTCGCGGCGCAGCACGACTTCACGATCGTTGCGTCCTGCGGCGACGGTGCAAGCTGCATTGAGGCAATCCGTCTTCTTGTGCCCGACGTCGTGCTGCTCGATGTCGCCATGCCTGGCATCAGTGGGCCGGAAATCCTCGCACTTGTAAACGGCGAAAGCCTGGGCACGCGTGTGGTGTTCTTCATTGGTTTAGCCGGAGACCGCGACCTGACAAGGCTGGCTGCGGAAGGCGCTCATGCCGTCCTTACGAAAGACGCGACACTGGATACACTGGTCGGGGTCTTGCGGCAGGTCGCGCAAGGCCAGAGACCGCTGCCGCTCGCGCCCACCAATCACGAGATCGGTCAGCAGGATCCTGCGACTGAGGCGAAATCCCTGACGCAGTTGACGGACCGGGAGCGGCAGATCATGCGGCTCGTGTCTGAGGGGCTATCTAACAAGGAGATTGGGCGTCGCCTGAATACTGCTGACGGCACCATCAAAGTTCATCTTCACCACATCTTTCAGAAGCTCGATATCAGCAATCGCACAGTTCTCGCAGCATTGGCGATTTCGCGGAATGAGGTACGTGCCGCGACGCGCGACGTCGCCGCTCCCGGGCCGCCGCCACGGGATCCGGCTGGCGTGAAATGA
- a CDS encoding H-NS family nucleoid-associated regulatory protein, with translation MGRDDWESKSTAELWELYDGITKVLSRRMAAEKAKLEERLRKIEGTAGSPRPEERVRRPYPPVLPKYQNPKNPAETWSGRGKQPRWLKAQLRTGKKLDDLLIERPSGQRRRRTG, from the coding sequence ATGGGCAGAGACGACTGGGAATCGAAGAGCACGGCCGAACTGTGGGAGCTCTATGACGGGATAACGAAGGTCCTCAGTCGGAGGATGGCTGCGGAGAAAGCCAAGCTTGAGGAGCGGCTGCGCAAGATAGAGGGAACTGCCGGTAGCCCGCGCCCTGAGGAACGGGTGCGTCGCCCCTACCCGCCGGTTCTGCCGAAATATCAGAACCCTAAGAACCCAGCTGAAACCTGGTCCGGTCGCGGCAAACAGCCGCGATGGCTCAAAGCCCAGCTTCGAACGGGCAAAAAGCTGGATGATTTGCTGATCGAACGACCATCCGGGCAGAGGCGGCGCCGGACCGGCTAG
- a CDS encoding VOC family protein: MDHGRLRQGKEDWQMELHFHHVGMACRKIAAELPELATTGYSPERPLFDDPIQQVRIQFVSGGGPRLELIEPASAQSPVVGILKRGSKFYHLAYEVARFDDAIAYFRERQYLPVSSPAPAVAFDMRRIVFLASATLTLIELIEAKA; encoded by the coding sequence GTGGACCACGGACGCTTGCGGCAAGGGAAAGAGGACTGGCAGATGGAGTTGCATTTTCATCATGTGGGAATGGCGTGCCGGAAGATCGCAGCGGAACTGCCGGAGCTCGCGACAACTGGCTACAGTCCTGAACGACCACTCTTCGACGACCCGATCCAGCAGGTTCGGATTCAGTTCGTGTCGGGCGGCGGTCCCCGCCTGGAACTCATTGAGCCGGCCAGCGCACAATCGCCCGTTGTGGGCATTCTGAAGCGCGGCAGCAAATTCTATCATCTTGCCTACGAAGTGGCCCGCTTCGACGATGCGATCGCTTACTTCAGGGAGCGGCAGTATCTTCCCGTATCGTCACCCGCGCCCGCCGTCGCGTTCGACATGCGTCGCATTGTGTTTCTCGCCTCCGCCACGCTCACGCTCATCGAGCTCATCGAGGCGAAGGCCTAG
- a CDS encoding GNAT family N-acetyltransferase, translated as MTDHAEVRPSKADTLSTKAENLKRLPEGNNLVLREVRLDDSAQIIAWRNDPVLGKFMTREKLTLARQEEFFRNYQAMADDYYFIAEFKRSRKPAGCIALANLDFAAKRGEVARLIVDPGARLFLAEIFDLLLAFAFVQLGLSAVVANVQSRNRPAKNFHIRLGFQIQQIAPKAWWNGDDVITFRMSREDYPRLKQAWSALLLDAREC; from the coding sequence ATGACCGACCATGCAGAAGTGAGGCCATCGAAGGCGGACACTCTTTCCACCAAGGCTGAGAATCTCAAACGGCTTCCCGAAGGGAACAACCTGGTCCTCCGCGAAGTCCGGCTGGACGACTCCGCGCAAATCATCGCTTGGCGGAACGACCCCGTACTCGGCAAGTTCATGACCCGAGAAAAGCTGACCTTAGCCCGGCAGGAAGAGTTTTTCCGAAACTATCAAGCCATGGCCGACGACTACTATTTCATTGCCGAGTTCAAGCGTTCGCGAAAACCGGCCGGCTGCATCGCGTTAGCGAACCTGGATTTCGCGGCGAAACGCGGCGAGGTGGCGCGGTTGATCGTCGATCCGGGCGCGCGGCTCTTTCTGGCCGAGATCTTCGACCTGCTTCTTGCATTTGCGTTCGTGCAGCTGGGCCTTTCGGCCGTCGTTGCCAACGTGCAAAGCAGGAACCGGCCCGCAAAGAACTTCCATATTCGTCTTGGATTCCAGATCCAGCAGATTGCGCCGAAGGCTTGGTGGAATGGCGACGACGTGATTACATTTCGCATGTCGCGTGAGGATTATCCGCGGTTGAAGCAGGCTTGGTCGGCGCTGCTCCTCGATGCGCGGGAATGTTGA
- a CDS encoding HAD-IIIC family phosphatase: protein MNDAQLKSLALSGDTAFWGYLAARSRHAESFSELFFLSTLRKKARRVATESVQPRLRLAFVGGYNLYPLHELVEHLLTIRGIECERFLGEYDNYVSEVLDSSSPLYAFKPDIAFILPNGSRCRFSGSLLDAVERQRQAAVGAAEHLLNLARTFIVRSGAAVILANLGLPGELGLGSFRSRTLGADWSFRKAVNLELGLRAPAEVQICDVEFLSARRGIAAAEDARAWYESKQLGSPDFLVDVAQELSHLIASRRQGPKKVLVLDLDHTLWGGVIAEDGIEGIELGDSSPRGEAFKSFQKYLLALSERGVLLAVCSKNDHARAIEVFEKHPEMVLRLEHFAAFKANWEPKSDNLQRIADELRLGLDSFVFADDNPAEIEIVRQFQPQVEGVLLGPDPAEFISRLQAGRHFEPRNITEEDLGRTAQYRQERRRTELAASVTDMPAYLASLEMRGTIKEFDSLDLPRIAQLIARSNQFNLTTIRRSETELQGLLARPDYLCFTMRLEDRFGDSGLISVVIAKIEGDALVVDTWLMSCRVLKRQVEDEIMNEIFRLAGAAGCAKVRGLYLPTAKNGIVAGIYEEFGFKRTEDSAARKEFELELEKYQTRLTKIRVSRRAYEAS from the coding sequence GTGAATGACGCCCAACTCAAGTCCCTGGCGCTGTCCGGCGACACCGCGTTCTGGGGGTATCTCGCCGCCCGCTCGCGACACGCGGAGAGCTTTTCCGAACTGTTCTTTCTGTCGACGCTTCGGAAAAAAGCCAGACGGGTGGCGACCGAGAGCGTCCAGCCAAGACTCCGCCTTGCCTTCGTCGGCGGCTACAACCTTTATCCGTTGCACGAGCTGGTCGAACATCTCCTTACCATTCGTGGCATCGAGTGCGAACGCTTCCTCGGCGAATACGATAATTACGTCTCGGAGGTCCTCGACAGCTCCAGCCCGCTATACGCCTTCAAGCCGGATATCGCCTTCATTCTGCCGAACGGAAGCCGCTGCCGGTTTTCCGGCTCGCTGCTCGATGCCGTGGAACGTCAGCGCCAGGCCGCAGTTGGCGCCGCGGAACACCTCCTCAACCTGGCGCGGACCTTCATCGTACGTTCAGGTGCGGCGGTCATTCTCGCCAATCTTGGCCTGCCCGGCGAACTCGGTCTCGGCTCGTTCCGTTCGCGCACGCTTGGCGCCGATTGGAGTTTCCGCAAAGCGGTCAACCTCGAGCTGGGGCTCCGGGCTCCAGCCGAGGTGCAAATCTGCGACGTCGAGTTCCTCTCCGCACGCCGCGGGATCGCGGCCGCAGAGGATGCGCGAGCGTGGTATGAATCGAAGCAGCTCGGCTCACCTGATTTTCTGGTGGATGTCGCGCAAGAGCTAAGCCATCTGATCGCCTCCCGTAGGCAGGGGCCCAAAAAGGTGCTGGTGCTCGATCTCGATCACACGCTCTGGGGCGGCGTGATCGCGGAGGACGGCATCGAGGGAATCGAACTTGGCGACTCGTCTCCTCGCGGCGAGGCCTTCAAGAGCTTCCAGAAGTACCTCCTTGCCCTCTCCGAACGCGGCGTCCTGCTTGCGGTATGCAGCAAGAACGACCACGCGCGCGCGATCGAGGTATTCGAGAAGCATCCCGAGATGGTTCTCCGGCTGGAGCACTTCGCAGCGTTCAAAGCCAATTGGGAGCCCAAATCCGACAACCTGCAGCGGATCGCGGATGAACTCCGCCTCGGTCTGGATAGCTTCGTCTTCGCCGACGACAACCCGGCGGAGATCGAGATCGTGCGCCAGTTTCAGCCCCAGGTCGAAGGCGTGCTCCTCGGGCCGGATCCCGCCGAATTCATCAGTCGCCTCCAGGCCGGGCGCCATTTTGAGCCACGGAACATCACCGAGGAGGATCTCGGGCGGACGGCGCAATATCGGCAGGAACGGCGACGCACGGAGCTCGCGGCGAGCGTAACAGACATGCCGGCCTACCTCGCCTCGCTTGAGATGCGGGGCACGATCAAGGAGTTCGACTCGCTCGACCTGCCCCGCATTGCCCAACTGATCGCGCGCAGCAATCAGTTCAACCTGACGACAATCCGTCGCTCCGAAACGGAACTCCAAGGGCTCCTGGCAAGGCCGGACTACCTGTGCTTCACGATGCGGCTCGAGGATCGGTTCGGCGATTCCGGGCTGATCTCCGTGGTCATTGCAAAGATCGAGGGCGACGCCCTCGTTGTCGATACATGGCTCATGAGCTGCCGCGTGCTTAAACGCCAGGTCGAGGACGAGATCATGAATGAGATTTTCCGGCTCGCGGGCGCCGCCGGCTGCGCGAAAGTGCGCGGCCTTTATCTTCCTACGGCCAAAAACGGCATCGTCGCCGGAATTTACGAGGAGTTTGGCTTCAAGCGTACGGAAGACTCCGCCGCTCGAAAAGAATTCGAACTCGAGCTTGAGAAGTATCAGACGCGTTTGACAAAAATCCGCGTGAGCAGGAGGGCTTATGAAGCAAGCTGA